One Mauremys reevesii isolate NIE-2019 linkage group 27, ASM1616193v1, whole genome shotgun sequence genomic region harbors:
- the UBTF gene encoding nucleolar transcription factor 1 isoform X3, with product MNGEADCPTDLEMTAPKNQDLWSQEDMLTLLECMKGNLPSNDGSKFKTTESHLDWDKVAFKDFSGEMCKMKWMEISTEVRKFRTLTELIMDAEEHVKNPYKGKKLKKHPDFPKKPLTPYFRFFMEKRAKYAKLHPEMSNLDLTKILSKKYKELPEKKKTKYIQDFQREKQEFERNLARFREDHPDLIQNAKKSDIPEKPKTPQQLWYNHEKKIYLKVRPDATTKEVKDALGKQWSQLSDKKRLKWIHKALEQRKEYEEIMRDYIQKHPEMNLEEGVTRSTLTKAERQLKDKFDGRPTKPPPNSYSLYCAELMANMKDVPSTERMVLCSQQWKLLSQKEKDAYHKKCDQRKKDYEIELFRFLESLPEEEQQRVLGEEKMLGANKKGATSPASKKSSPDTGKAKYKAREAAMKAQSEKKHGSDKEERAKLPESPKTAEEIWQQSVIGDYLARFKNDRGKALKAMEATWNNMEKKEKLMWIKKAAEDQKRYERELSEMRAPPCSANASKKMKFQGEPKKPPMNGYQKFSQELLSNGELNHLPLKERMVEIGSRWQRISPGQKDYYKKMAEEQQKQYKMHLEIWLKSLSPQERAAYKEHTSNKRKSMGKVRGPNPKMKPAMQIKLESEEEDDDEEEEEEEEDDDDDDDDDNGDSSEEGGDSSESSSEEESEDGDENEDDDEEDDDEEEDDNDSEGSSSSSSSSGDSSDSDSN from the exons ATGAACGGAGAAGCAGATTGCCCTACAGACTTGGAAATGACAGCTCCCAAGAACCAAG ACCTGTGGTCCCAGGAGGACATGCTGACCCTGCTGGAGTGCATGAAAGGCAACCTGCCCTCCAACGACGGCAGCAAATTCAAAACCACCGAGTCCCATCTGGACTGGGACAAAGTGGCCTTCAAGGACTTCTCAGGCGAGATGTGCAAGATGAAGTGGATGGAGATCTCCACCGAG GTGAGGAAATTCCGAACGCTGACGGAGCTGATCATGGATGCTGAGGAACACGTAAAGAATCCTTACAAGGGCAAAAAGCTCAAG AAACACCCCGATTTCCCCAAGAAGCCCCTGACACCCTACTTCCGCTTCTTCATGGAGAAGCGAGCCAAGTACGCCAAGCTGCACCCTGAAATGAGCAACCTGGATCTGACCAAAATCCTGTCCAAGAAATACAAGGAGCTCCCCGAAAAGAAAAAG ACGAAATACATCCAGGACTTCCAGCGGGAGAAGCAGGAGTTTGAGCGGAACCTGGCAAGATTCAG GGAAGACCACCCAGATCTTATCCAGAACGCCAAGAAGTCGGACATCCCGGAGAAACCCAAGACCCCACAGCAGCTGTGGTACAATCACGAGAAGAAAATCTACCTGAAAGTGCGCCCGGAT GCCACCACGAAGGAGGTGAAGGACGCGTTGGGCAAGCAGTGGTCTCAACTCTCCGACAAAAAGAGGCTGAAATGGATTCATAAGGCCCTGGAACAGCGAAAGGAGTACGAG GAGATCATGCGGGATTACATCCAGAAGCACCCGGAGATGAACCTCGAGGAAGGCGTCACGCGCTCCACCCTCACCAAGGCAGAACGCCAGCTCAAGGACAAGTTTGACGGGCGACCCACCAAGCCCCCTCC GAACAGCTACTCTCTGTACTGTGCGGAGCTGATGGCCAACATGAAGGACGTCCCCAGCACGGAGCGGATGGTGCTGTGCAGCCAGCAGTGGAAGCTGCTTTCCCAGAAGGAGAAGGACGCGTACCACAAAAAGTGTGATCAG AGGAAGAAAGATTACGAAATCGAACTCTTTCGCTTCCTGGAG AGCCTGCCCGAGGAGGAacagcagagggtgctgggggAAGAGAAGATGCTGGGAGCGAACAAGAAAGGTGCCACCAGCCCAGCTTCCAAAAAGTCATCGCCGGATACTGGCAAG GCCAAGTACAAAGCCCGGGAGGCGGCCATGAAGGCGCAGTCGGAGAAGAAGCACGGCTCCGACAAGGAGGAGCGCGCCAAGCTGCCCGAGTCCCCCAAGACGGCCGAGGAGATCTGGCAGCAGAGCGTCATCGGAGACTACCTGGCTCGCTTCAAG AACGACCGGGGGAAGGCGTTGAAGGCCATGGAGGCCACTTGGAACAACATGGAGAAGAAGGAGAAGCTGATGTGGATAAAGAAGGCGGCCGAGGACCAGAAGCGCTACGAG AGAGAGCTGAGTGAGATGAGGGCCCCCCCGTGCTCTGCAAACGCCTCAAAGAAGATGAAATTCCAGGGAGAGCCAAAGAAACCCCCCAT gaacGGTTACCAGAAGTTCTCCCAGGAGCTGCTATCGAACGGCGAGCTCAACCACCTGCCGCTGAAGGAGCGGATGGTGGAGATCGGCAGCCGCTGGCAGCGCATCTCCCCGGGCCAGAAGGACTATTACAAGAAGATGGCTGAGGAGCAGCAGAAGCAGTACAAGATGCACCTGGAAATCTGGCTCAAG AGCCTGTCACCGCAGGAGCGAGCTGCCTACAAAGAGCACACCTCAAAT AAGCGCAAGAGCATGGGAAAGGTGCGGGGACCGAACCCCAAAATGAAGCCCGCCATGCAAATCAAATTG GAGTCCGAGGAGGAGGATGacgatgaggaggaggaggaggaggaagaggatgacGACGACGACGACGATGACGACAACGGGGACTCGTCCGAGGAAGGCGGGGACTCATCAGAGTCAAGCAGCGAGGAGGAGAGCGAGGATGGGGATGAG AATGAGGACGACGACGAAGAGGACGACGACGAAGAGGAAGATGACAATGACTCCgagggcagcagcagctcctcctcttcctcgggCGATTCCTCCGACTCGGACTCCAACTGA
- the UBTF gene encoding nucleolar transcription factor 1 isoform X1 produces MNGEADCPTDLEMTAPKNQDLWSQEDMLTLLECMKGNLPSNDGSKFKTTESHLDWDKVAFKDFSGEMCKMKWMEISTEVRKFRTLTELIMDAEEHVKNPYKGKKLKKHPDFPKKPLTPYFRFFMEKRAKYAKLHPEMSNLDLTKILSKKYKELPEKKKTKYIQDFQREKQEFERNLARFREDHPDLIQNAKKSDIPEKPKTPQQLWYNHEKKIYLKVRPDATTKEVKDALGKQWSQLSDKKRLKWIHKALEQRKEYEEIMRDYIQKHPEMNLEEGVTRSTLTKAERQLKDKFDGRPTKPPPNSYSLYCAELMANMKDVPSTERMVLCSQQWKLLSQKEKDAYHKKCDQRKKDYEIELFRFLESLPEEEQQRVLGEEKMLGANKKGATSPASKKSSPDTGKAGSEKPKRPISAMFIFSEEKRKQLQEERPELSESELTRLLARMWNDLSEKKKAKYKAREAAMKAQSEKKHGSDKEERAKLPESPKTAEEIWQQSVIGDYLARFKNDRGKALKAMEATWNNMEKKEKLMWIKKAAEDQKRYERELSEMRAPPCSANASKKMKFQGEPKKPPMNGYQKFSQELLSNGELNHLPLKERMVEIGSRWQRISPGQKDYYKKMAEEQQKQYKMHLEIWLKSLSPQERAAYKEHTSNKRKSMGKVRGPNPKMKPAMQIKLESEEEDDDEEEEEEEEDDDDDDDDDNGDSSEEGGDSSESSSEEESEDGDENEDDDEEDDDEEEDDNDSEGSSSSSSSSGDSSDSDSN; encoded by the exons ATGAACGGAGAAGCAGATTGCCCTACAGACTTGGAAATGACAGCTCCCAAGAACCAAG ACCTGTGGTCCCAGGAGGACATGCTGACCCTGCTGGAGTGCATGAAAGGCAACCTGCCCTCCAACGACGGCAGCAAATTCAAAACCACCGAGTCCCATCTGGACTGGGACAAAGTGGCCTTCAAGGACTTCTCAGGCGAGATGTGCAAGATGAAGTGGATGGAGATCTCCACCGAG GTGAGGAAATTCCGAACGCTGACGGAGCTGATCATGGATGCTGAGGAACACGTAAAGAATCCTTACAAGGGCAAAAAGCTCAAG AAACACCCCGATTTCCCCAAGAAGCCCCTGACACCCTACTTCCGCTTCTTCATGGAGAAGCGAGCCAAGTACGCCAAGCTGCACCCTGAAATGAGCAACCTGGATCTGACCAAAATCCTGTCCAAGAAATACAAGGAGCTCCCCGAAAAGAAAAAG ACGAAATACATCCAGGACTTCCAGCGGGAGAAGCAGGAGTTTGAGCGGAACCTGGCAAGATTCAG GGAAGACCACCCAGATCTTATCCAGAACGCCAAGAAGTCGGACATCCCGGAGAAACCCAAGACCCCACAGCAGCTGTGGTACAATCACGAGAAGAAAATCTACCTGAAAGTGCGCCCGGAT GCCACCACGAAGGAGGTGAAGGACGCGTTGGGCAAGCAGTGGTCTCAACTCTCCGACAAAAAGAGGCTGAAATGGATTCATAAGGCCCTGGAACAGCGAAAGGAGTACGAG GAGATCATGCGGGATTACATCCAGAAGCACCCGGAGATGAACCTCGAGGAAGGCGTCACGCGCTCCACCCTCACCAAGGCAGAACGCCAGCTCAAGGACAAGTTTGACGGGCGACCCACCAAGCCCCCTCC GAACAGCTACTCTCTGTACTGTGCGGAGCTGATGGCCAACATGAAGGACGTCCCCAGCACGGAGCGGATGGTGCTGTGCAGCCAGCAGTGGAAGCTGCTTTCCCAGAAGGAGAAGGACGCGTACCACAAAAAGTGTGATCAG AGGAAGAAAGATTACGAAATCGAACTCTTTCGCTTCCTGGAG AGCCTGCCCGAGGAGGAacagcagagggtgctgggggAAGAGAAGATGCTGGGAGCGAACAAGAAAGGTGCCACCAGCCCAGCTTCCAAAAAGTCATCGCCGGATACTGGCAAG GCAGGTTCTGAGAAACCCAAACGGCCCATTTCTGCTATGTTTATCTTCTCGGAGGAGAAGCGAAAGCAGCTGCAGGAAGAGCGACCCGAACTTTCCGAGAGCGAACTGACCCGGCTGCTGGCGCGGATGTGGAACGACCTTTCAGAGAAGAAGAAG GCCAAGTACAAAGCCCGGGAGGCGGCCATGAAGGCGCAGTCGGAGAAGAAGCACGGCTCCGACAAGGAGGAGCGCGCCAAGCTGCCCGAGTCCCCCAAGACGGCCGAGGAGATCTGGCAGCAGAGCGTCATCGGAGACTACCTGGCTCGCTTCAAG AACGACCGGGGGAAGGCGTTGAAGGCCATGGAGGCCACTTGGAACAACATGGAGAAGAAGGAGAAGCTGATGTGGATAAAGAAGGCGGCCGAGGACCAGAAGCGCTACGAG AGAGAGCTGAGTGAGATGAGGGCCCCCCCGTGCTCTGCAAACGCCTCAAAGAAGATGAAATTCCAGGGAGAGCCAAAGAAACCCCCCAT gaacGGTTACCAGAAGTTCTCCCAGGAGCTGCTATCGAACGGCGAGCTCAACCACCTGCCGCTGAAGGAGCGGATGGTGGAGATCGGCAGCCGCTGGCAGCGCATCTCCCCGGGCCAGAAGGACTATTACAAGAAGATGGCTGAGGAGCAGCAGAAGCAGTACAAGATGCACCTGGAAATCTGGCTCAAG AGCCTGTCACCGCAGGAGCGAGCTGCCTACAAAGAGCACACCTCAAAT AAGCGCAAGAGCATGGGAAAGGTGCGGGGACCGAACCCCAAAATGAAGCCCGCCATGCAAATCAAATTG GAGTCCGAGGAGGAGGATGacgatgaggaggaggaggaggaggaagaggatgacGACGACGACGACGATGACGACAACGGGGACTCGTCCGAGGAAGGCGGGGACTCATCAGAGTCAAGCAGCGAGGAGGAGAGCGAGGATGGGGATGAG AATGAGGACGACGACGAAGAGGACGACGACGAAGAGGAAGATGACAATGACTCCgagggcagcagcagctcctcctcttcctcgggCGATTCCTCCGACTCGGACTCCAACTGA
- the UBTF gene encoding nucleolar transcription factor 1 isoform X2, which yields MNGEADCPTDLEMTAPKNQDLWSQEDMLTLLECMKGNLPSNDGSKFKTTESHLDWDKVAFKDFSGEMCKMKWMEISTEVRKFRTLTELIMDAEEHVKNPYKGKKLKKHPDFPKKPLTPYFRFFMEKRAKYAKLHPEMSNLDLTKILSKKYKELPEKKKTKYIQDFQREKQEFERNLARFREDHPDLIQNAKKSDIPEKPKTPQQLWYNHEKKIYLKVRPDEIMRDYIQKHPEMNLEEGVTRSTLTKAERQLKDKFDGRPTKPPPNSYSLYCAELMANMKDVPSTERMVLCSQQWKLLSQKEKDAYHKKCDQRKKDYEIELFRFLESLPEEEQQRVLGEEKMLGANKKGATSPASKKSSPDTGKAGSEKPKRPISAMFIFSEEKRKQLQEERPELSESELTRLLARMWNDLSEKKKAKYKAREAAMKAQSEKKHGSDKEERAKLPESPKTAEEIWQQSVIGDYLARFKNDRGKALKAMEATWNNMEKKEKLMWIKKAAEDQKRYERELSEMRAPPCSANASKKMKFQGEPKKPPMNGYQKFSQELLSNGELNHLPLKERMVEIGSRWQRISPGQKDYYKKMAEEQQKQYKMHLEIWLKSLSPQERAAYKEHTSNKRKSMGKVRGPNPKMKPAMQIKLESEEEDDDEEEEEEEEDDDDDDDDDNGDSSEEGGDSSESSSEEESEDGDENEDDDEEDDDEEEDDNDSEGSSSSSSSSGDSSDSDSN from the exons ATGAACGGAGAAGCAGATTGCCCTACAGACTTGGAAATGACAGCTCCCAAGAACCAAG ACCTGTGGTCCCAGGAGGACATGCTGACCCTGCTGGAGTGCATGAAAGGCAACCTGCCCTCCAACGACGGCAGCAAATTCAAAACCACCGAGTCCCATCTGGACTGGGACAAAGTGGCCTTCAAGGACTTCTCAGGCGAGATGTGCAAGATGAAGTGGATGGAGATCTCCACCGAG GTGAGGAAATTCCGAACGCTGACGGAGCTGATCATGGATGCTGAGGAACACGTAAAGAATCCTTACAAGGGCAAAAAGCTCAAG AAACACCCCGATTTCCCCAAGAAGCCCCTGACACCCTACTTCCGCTTCTTCATGGAGAAGCGAGCCAAGTACGCCAAGCTGCACCCTGAAATGAGCAACCTGGATCTGACCAAAATCCTGTCCAAGAAATACAAGGAGCTCCCCGAAAAGAAAAAG ACGAAATACATCCAGGACTTCCAGCGGGAGAAGCAGGAGTTTGAGCGGAACCTGGCAAGATTCAG GGAAGACCACCCAGATCTTATCCAGAACGCCAAGAAGTCGGACATCCCGGAGAAACCCAAGACCCCACAGCAGCTGTGGTACAATCACGAGAAGAAAATCTACCTGAAAGTGCGCCCGGAT GAGATCATGCGGGATTACATCCAGAAGCACCCGGAGATGAACCTCGAGGAAGGCGTCACGCGCTCCACCCTCACCAAGGCAGAACGCCAGCTCAAGGACAAGTTTGACGGGCGACCCACCAAGCCCCCTCC GAACAGCTACTCTCTGTACTGTGCGGAGCTGATGGCCAACATGAAGGACGTCCCCAGCACGGAGCGGATGGTGCTGTGCAGCCAGCAGTGGAAGCTGCTTTCCCAGAAGGAGAAGGACGCGTACCACAAAAAGTGTGATCAG AGGAAGAAAGATTACGAAATCGAACTCTTTCGCTTCCTGGAG AGCCTGCCCGAGGAGGAacagcagagggtgctgggggAAGAGAAGATGCTGGGAGCGAACAAGAAAGGTGCCACCAGCCCAGCTTCCAAAAAGTCATCGCCGGATACTGGCAAG GCAGGTTCTGAGAAACCCAAACGGCCCATTTCTGCTATGTTTATCTTCTCGGAGGAGAAGCGAAAGCAGCTGCAGGAAGAGCGACCCGAACTTTCCGAGAGCGAACTGACCCGGCTGCTGGCGCGGATGTGGAACGACCTTTCAGAGAAGAAGAAG GCCAAGTACAAAGCCCGGGAGGCGGCCATGAAGGCGCAGTCGGAGAAGAAGCACGGCTCCGACAAGGAGGAGCGCGCCAAGCTGCCCGAGTCCCCCAAGACGGCCGAGGAGATCTGGCAGCAGAGCGTCATCGGAGACTACCTGGCTCGCTTCAAG AACGACCGGGGGAAGGCGTTGAAGGCCATGGAGGCCACTTGGAACAACATGGAGAAGAAGGAGAAGCTGATGTGGATAAAGAAGGCGGCCGAGGACCAGAAGCGCTACGAG AGAGAGCTGAGTGAGATGAGGGCCCCCCCGTGCTCTGCAAACGCCTCAAAGAAGATGAAATTCCAGGGAGAGCCAAAGAAACCCCCCAT gaacGGTTACCAGAAGTTCTCCCAGGAGCTGCTATCGAACGGCGAGCTCAACCACCTGCCGCTGAAGGAGCGGATGGTGGAGATCGGCAGCCGCTGGCAGCGCATCTCCCCGGGCCAGAAGGACTATTACAAGAAGATGGCTGAGGAGCAGCAGAAGCAGTACAAGATGCACCTGGAAATCTGGCTCAAG AGCCTGTCACCGCAGGAGCGAGCTGCCTACAAAGAGCACACCTCAAAT AAGCGCAAGAGCATGGGAAAGGTGCGGGGACCGAACCCCAAAATGAAGCCCGCCATGCAAATCAAATTG GAGTCCGAGGAGGAGGATGacgatgaggaggaggaggaggaggaagaggatgacGACGACGACGACGATGACGACAACGGGGACTCGTCCGAGGAAGGCGGGGACTCATCAGAGTCAAGCAGCGAGGAGGAGAGCGAGGATGGGGATGAG AATGAGGACGACGACGAAGAGGACGACGACGAAGAGGAAGATGACAATGACTCCgagggcagcagcagctcctcctcttcctcgggCGATTCCTCCGACTCGGACTCCAACTGA